The DNA segment CGCGGACCTGCACCCACCCTGGCAAAGATCGCTGCTCGACACCGCACAAGAAATGACGCGATCATCGCCGCCTACGCTACCGGAGCGTATAGCTATCGAGAAATTGCCGAACATTTTGGAATTCACCTTGCAACGGTCGGGCGGCTTGTTCGGACGAGGATGTAACAATACGAGAACTGACCCCGCTCTCCTCGAGAACTGACCCCGCTCTCCTGTTATGTGAAATATATTCCTGATTTTTAGCGAAATAACGCATTGGCGTTGGAGAAGTTGATTTACTCCTATTATTCTGAATTACAAGTCAAATAGAATACGAGGTGATTCAAGATGAAAGAGATGGTTATAGAACTTAAACAGTACGCAATAATGGCAGCGAACTGTGTCGCACGTAATTTTAGAGGGCAAACTTTAATGATTAATAATGCCTACGTAAGAGCAATATCACTAAATAATCCTATTTGCCCTAAGTGCCTAGTAAATAGCGTCGTTGAGAATAATTTGGTAATTGTAGCGTATGGAGAAACAAGTAATATCATGGAGTGCAATAAATGCAATTTTAGTGCAGCTCTATATAAGCCAAAATGAATTATCGCATAACAGGCGCATTCAAGCGATGGTGAACTTCCCCCGTTGAATCGGACACCTCAACCTAATGAGGAGTCCCCTATTGTCCTATAACTATAATTTTCATGAGAGAGTGAAATAGTCCCTTTGGATGCAATAGCTGAATATAAGAAATTTATGATCGTCAGGTTTATTCAACTGTACATCCTGATAGCGTATATTTTCAATTTCCTAAATAGGAGCATGTTGGGAATATTACTTATTGCCATACTTTTATACATTTGGGGGCCTATAACTCCATTTACGCCTGCTGAGTTAGTTGACTGGTTTATAGCTTTACCGGAAACAGCTAAGCTATCAATCGGAACCTCATTGCTAACCATGCTCGGGTTTTTAATTGCATTTCAGGTTGGGTCATCGAATGCTATTAAGCAGCTTAATTTAACTTATCGTATGTCCGCAGCGGATGAAATCATAAATTTTTATCAGGATGCATCACAAAAAATTCTTGAAGCTCAATTATTTTCTGACGAGATATTGGATATAATTGAAACTGTTGAGAAAAACGAGGATCACCCTAATTCTATTCAATTTAATATTGAATACGCGTTAAGGCGAATGGATAAGCATAAAAAGTCTATATCCAAATTAGCTACACTTAATCGGAGCTACTCACTGGTTGCAAAGCACAGCATTATTTTAAGTAATTATATTGGTGTATCGAAAAGATTAGATATTGCAAACGGCCTCTTAAGCAATATAGTGACTTATAGTCATGTGCCAACCGGCATAGGGATTTTGGAAGATGGAAATCCAAGAGATCGATTTTTGGAGCAGATCGAAAAAGAAAAATACAGAAAATTATATAACGCTTGCGATAAAGCCTACGATTATATAAATGTTCTTGCAGGCGGTGTTAGAGGCGCCCTTACTTCAGAAGTTATTTCCCAAAATTTAAATGCCACATTATCCATAGTAAAAATTCTTAATCGTGAAGATACTGCTGTCGCTTTTAATAAACTAATTTTCACGAAGAAATATTTCGGAAAAGAAAAATAGCACTATCTATATTGACAATCAAAAGGTAATAGATTCAGATCTTGCCTCGTGCTTTCTTCGCAGGAAGGTAGCAGCGCGAATACAGGGATAGAATACTAATTTATAATCCGATCAGGTTCAGTAGGTTAAAGAGGTATGCTGTCCCCGGAATTCGGGGTTGCTCACTTGGCAGCTTATCCGTCTTTACTAGTGAGGCTCGTTGTTTATGGAAAGTTTGATCACCCACTATTCGGTCCGTGACATTGAGGCGCGAATCCTCGACGCTCTCCGCGCGGCAGGATTAAATCCCGAGCAACGCCTGACGCCGCAGGAGCTGGGGGCGCTGGACCATTTTCACACCGGTGGCTTCCCCGCCTCGCTTAGACTGTTGGAGCTGTCACAGATCCAGGCGGGAGAGCGCGTGCTTGATATTGGGGCCGGACTGGCCGGCGCCGCCCGGATGCTGGCGGCCTCGCCGGGCTGCAATGTTGATTGCATCGAACTGTCGCGTGATTACTGCATCGGTGCGGAACTGCTGAATCGGCTGACCGGCCTTGACGAGCAAATCAACATCCACGAAGGCAGTGCCCTCGCACTGCCTTTTCCTGACGATTCGTTTGATGCCGCCTGGATGCAGAATGTCGGCATGAACATCGCGGACAAGCGGACGCTCTACGCCGAGGTCTACCGGGTGCTTAAGCCGGGTGGACGATTTGCCTTTCAGGAGATGGCCGCCGGGGATGCGGCGGTGTCCTACTTTCCGCTGCCCTGGGCGACTGACCCGGCGGACAATTTGCTGGTTTCCGCCGAACAGATGCAGTCGCTTCTCGGCGAGATAGGGTTCATCACGGAATTCTTTGAGGATGCCAGCGACTCGCAGTTGGGTGGTGTCGCCCCGGTAAAAAATACCCCCGAGGTTGCCCCGCCGGCGCCGCTGAGCCTGTCGGCCTATGTCGACAATCTTGGACAAAAGGCCGAGAACGCCCAGCGCAGTCTGCGGGAAGGCCAGATCCGGTTTGTCAGAGGTGTCTTTCAGGCAAAATAATCAGCGGTATGACAATCTGCCTGTCTGGGCACTTGATTCCGATAGCCATCAAAAAGGCGCTGATGCCTGGTTACGCATCAGCGCCCTGATTTTCGTGTGAAACAGATGTTCAGGATAGGCGGCAGCGCCTGATCAGAACAGTTGCAGGATCACCAGTATCTCGCCAACCAGGCCGGCCAGAAAGGCCATCGTTCTCAGCCAGGTGATGCCGGCAATGTAGATGACCCAGTAGGCCAGACGCGAGTAAAAGAAGATGCTGGCGCCCAGCGCGGACATCTCGTTGGAGAGGCCCAGGATATGCGCGATGAGGACAAAGGCGGCAAAATGGATCAGGTTTTCATTGAGGTTGCTCTGCGCATCTCTGGCCCGATTGGCCCAGGCCGGTAGCGCCGGCATATTTTCCCGATTGCCGACAATCCCCGAGATTCCCCAGTGTTTTAGATAGGCGAGGAAATAGGGCACAAACTGCAACAGCGATAACAGGCTGGCCGCAAGCAGCATTTGAAGGTCGGTGGTCATGGTCATAGAGTGTCTCCGTGGTGATGAATGATTCGCGCAGGTATTGCCGCTGTCTAAGCTAGACTCGTGGGGGATGATGTCAAAATTATTACTGATATACTCGGCATTGAATTCAAAATCTGAATTACCACTTTCGCTTTGGTTATTGTCTACTGATGTTGCTCGATACGAAATTAAGCGCTGCCCGTACCCGGCTTATCCTCGATAAGCCCTTCCTCGGCGCGCTGGTATTACGCCTGCCGATGCAGGCCGGCGATCCGGCATGGTGTCCCACCACCGCCACGGATGCGCGCAGCTTCTATTTCAATCCCGACTACATTGAGACCCTGAGCAGTGAACAGCTGCAGTTTGTGCTGGCGCACGAGGCCCTACATTGCGCGCTATCGCATTTTGCGCGGCGCGGACACCGTGACAAAAAACGCTGGGATATGGCCTGCGACCTGGCGGTAAATGAATTGCTGGTGAAGGACGGTCTCACGCCGCCGCCAGGTGCGCTGGTGGATATGGGTTTCGAGGGCCTGACGGCGGAGGAGATTTATCCGTCGCTGCTGGACGAAATTGAAGAACCCATGGATCGGCACCTGTACGATGAGCAGGATGATGCGGACCACGACCAACATCAGGTGCAGGGCAGGCAGCAAGAAATCACCCCCGATCAGGCGCCCCGCGAGGGCGGTACCGGGGGTGGGGAGCGGACCGAGAAGGGCAGTGTGGGCGGCCCGCCGGCGCCGCTGACACCGGATCAGCGTGAAACCCTGAGCACCCAGTGGCAACAGCGACTGGCCGGCGCGGCCCAGATCGCCATGCAGGCGGGCAAGATGGGCGGCGCCATGGCGCGGCTGATCGATCATCTGCTGCAGCCGCAGTTGCCGTGGCGAAATCTGCTGGCGCATCATGTGACCAATGTTGCGCGAGACGATTACAGTTATGCCCGCCCCTCCACCCGGCGTGGTGATCCGGCGGTATACCCCAGTCTGCGCAGCGCGCAGATCAATGTCACCGTGGTGCTGGATACCAGCGGCTCGATGACCGATGCGGAACTGCATGAGTTTGTTAGTGAGATCGATGCCATCAAGGCGCAGATGCGGGCGCGTATTGTCCTGCATGCCTGTGATGCGCAACTGGCCGAGGATGGTCCGTGGCTGTTTGAACCCTGGGAAGAGCTGACCCTGCCGCGTGAATTTACCGGAGCCGGTGGCACGCGCTTTACGCCCGTTTTCGACTGGCTGGAGCGGCAGGATCAGCCGCCGGACCTGCTGATCTATTTTACCGACGCCGATGGCGAGTTTCCCGAGCGGGAACCCGGCTTTGCCGTGTTGTGGCTGGTGAAGGGCAAACAAGCGGTGCCCTGGGGCCGGCGTATCCAGCTGAACTGATGTTTGTTATTTATCATTCCGCACAATCAATTTATCGTATTCTATTCGTGGCGATCTATTAATAGTTAACAGCGTGTCGCCAGACAATACCAGAGATGCCAATGAACCTTGCCCCTGAAGACAGCCTCCGCCTCAATGTCCTGCTTGCCCAGGAGCTGCAAGCGGTGCGTATCGACGAATCCAGAATGACGGTGTTCGCGCTCACCGCACAGGGTGAGGCGAAGGTGGTGCTGAATCCCACCTGCCGGGATGAGCAGTATCTCAAACAGGTGCGCGAGCTGTTCTCGAACCATGTGCTGGGTTCGCCCGGTGGTTATCCCGTGTATCTCAAGCGCTGGACCCGCATGGGGCAGGCGCGGGAAAACAGTAGCCTGCATAGCCTGTTGCAGTTAGGTGAGCCGGAGGCGGTGGTCGCGGTGGTGCACACGCCGGGGCTGACGCCGGAGCTGGCCGAGTTGGCGTGGTGGGTGATGCCGGAGGCGGAAAATGCCCGCCGCATGTTGCGCTCGCCGCAGGTGGTGGAGGCCGGGATCGGCCGCGAGCTGGCGCAGTTTCTGCTGGAGTATCTGCCCTTTGAGACCGAACCCGAGGCGATTCTCAACAGCGTGCGGCTGATCCTGCAACCGGGACTGGTGGAGGAGGCCGTGCACCAGGACCTGTGGCAGCGCGCGGCGCGCAAGGGCACCATCTATATCGGTTTTTTGCAGGCCATGCCGGATGCCCTGCCGGAGATGGACGAGGCCCATCCGGCCTATGCCGAACTGGCCGCGGCCGTCGCCCCCTTGCGGGAGCAGGGCAACGCGGTCGCCATCCAGCTGTGTCGCGCGCTGAGCCCCGCGGGCCAGGCCTTTCTGAAGACCGTCACCCAGGCGATGGACAAGCTGGCCGACGAGGCGGCGGCGGTGGCGCTGTTTGATACCCTCGGCGGTTACTTCCGGGCGACCCTGCCGCAAGGCCATCCGGGCGCCATTGCCGCCGGGCGCAGCAGCGAACTGGTCGTGGCCTTTGCCCGGACCTTTATGGATGAGCTTGACCCTTATCATGCGGAGCTGGCGCAGGTGCAGGCGGTGCTGACGGATCATCGCCCCATGCTGGCCGCGATGGTGGCCCTGTCCTTTGCCGGTGAGCCTCTGCTGGATGCCTTTTTTTCCCACTCGGATGCGGTCGGCCCATTAATGCGCCGCAAGATGAAGCCGTGGATCGAGCCCCTGCTGGAGCAGGTCAGCGTGTTGCAGGGTTGATATCGAAGGGCATCGCATCCTGCCTGGGGCGCAGGCGGGAGGTGACCGATCAGAAGTTGCCGGTGGGGATAAAGTCCATCATATCGCCCTTGTTCATGCGCGCGATGTGATTGGCCAGATTGAGGGTGATGTTGCGCATGATATGGAAACTGATGCGCGGCTCGCGGGCCAGCAGGTTCTGAAACACATCGCCGTCGATGCGCAGCAGCACCGAAGGCGCGCGGGCAATGGCGGTGGCGGTGCGCTTCTGCTGGCTGATGAGGCCGATCTCGCCGAACAGCTCACCGGGCGACAGGGAATGGATGGGGCCCTGGTTGTGGGTGCGCAGCTGGATGTCGCCGGACAGCAGCACATACATGCAGGGGCTGTTGTCGCCTTCCACAAACAGGGTCTCCCCATCCGCGACGCGGGCGGGCTGGCAGATCTTCTGGATATGGGCATATTCATCCGCGGACAGCCCCGCGAATACGGGCAGCTTTTTCAGAATGGCCGAGATGTCATAGTTATCGGGTGGCATAGTGGCGTCAGTCGTGTCGATTCGGGTGGAGTGATACTGTATCTTCGGCCGCTGGGGGCCAGGGTTTAGGCCTGATTTGGTCCCCGTTCCGGCATTACCGAAACAGACAATAAAATGAGGGTGAGTGGTTTGATTCAATGGGATGATATTCGCACCGTACTGCTGGACATGGACGGCACCTTGCTGGATCTGCATTTCGACAACCATTTCTGGCTCGAACACATGCCGCGCCGTTATGCCGAGGAGCGGGAGGTGCCGCTGGAAGAGGCGCGCGCCGTGTTGCGAAAACTCTACCACGCGGTGGAAGGCACCATGGACTGGTACTGTCTCGACTACTGGTCGGGCAAGCTGAACATGGACGTGGCGGCGCTCAAGGAGGAGGTCGATCACCTCATCGCGGTGCACCCCAACGTGGTCAGGTTTCTCGATGCGGTGCGGGCCAGCCAGCGCCGCGCCGTGCTGGTGACCAACGCCCACATGAAGAGCCTCACCCTGAAAATGGACCGCACCCGGCTGGCCGGCCATCTTGACGCGATTATCTGCGCCCACGACCTCGGTGTGCCCAAGGAGGATCCGGGCTTCTGGAACCGGCTGCACACCGTGGAGCCGTTCGAGCGGGAGAAGACCCTGCTGGTGGATGACAGCCTGCCGGTGCTGCGTTCGGCGCAGGAATACGGCATGGGCAGTCTGTTGTGCGTGCATCGGCCGGACAGCAAGGCGCCGGACAAGGATGTGGGTGAGTTTGCGGCAATTCGGGGTTTTGCCGACATCATGCCGCCGCTGGCCGCTGGCCGCTGGGTCAGCGGATAGCTGATCCCTGCCTGTTATGCGTACTCCTTGGCGAACTTCTTAAAGCGTTTATTCCAGCCCTTGAATTTCTTCTTGCAGTATTTGGTGAGCTGCTCGAAGTCGTGGAAATAGAGGTCGAAGCCATCCTCGGCCGGGGCATCAAATTCGCAATAGTCATTGCTGTGCTCGCGGCAGACATGCGGGCGATCGTGGTAGATGCCGCAGCGGCCGTCTTTCTGCAGGTGCAGGCAGGTGTTCTCCACCAGCAGATACCAGCCATCCTCATCTTTGTAGATGCGGATATTCTCATGCGAGATCTGCCACAGCAGGTGGTCGAAGTCGTGCATGGAGCGCGGTGTTTCCAGCTGCTGCGTGATGTAGGTACAGCACTTGGCGCCATCACAGAAGCCGCACTTGTTTTCGGTGGTGATGGTGATGCCGTTAAAGGTGGTTCTCTGGGTCATGTCATAACTCGTCTGCAATAGGTCGAATGTCGGCGAGTTGGCCGCCAGGGCGATCAACCGCCGCAGTTTATCAGTATTCTCCGGCCTCCGGGCAAGCCGCCGGCGGCGCGCGTCAAGCGGCAGGCCGATATGGGCAGGCCGCCTGTGGGCGAGTATACTGCGCGGTTGATTTCGCGGTGATTGTCCCCAATCTTGGTGGGTGCCGCCACTGTTGGCCGTTAGGTAATTGTTGAGGAAGTTGTCATGCCGATCTACGAATATGAATGCAAGAGCTGTGGCCACCGTCAGGAGGCCATTCAGAAAATGAGTGATGCCCCCCTGGTGGACTGTCCCGAGTGCGGTAAGCCGGAACTGAAGAAGCTGATCTCGGCCGCGGGGTTCCGCCTCAAGGGCGGTGGCTGGTATGAAACCGACTTTAAGGGGGGCAGTAAAAAGAATGTCGCCAAGACCGATTCGGACAGCAAGCCCAGCAGCAGCGAGACCAAACCCAAGGCATCGGCCGGCGGTTGTGGCGGCGGTGGCTGTGGCTGTCATTAACCGGCCTGCCGTTGTCGCCTTCCCGGTCATGGTTATGAGTGCTGTCTACATGAGTGCTGTCTATATGAGTACTACCCGCATGAGTGCTTTCTACATGGGTACTATCTACATGGGTAACACCTAGATGAAACGTTATCTGATCGCCGGGCTGCTGGTCTGGGTTCCGCTGGGCGTGACCGTGATGGTCATCAACCTGCTGGTCGGCATCATGGACAAGACCCTGCTGTGGCTGCCGGCGGCCTTTCGGCCCGATGCCCTGCTGGGCTTTCACCTGCCCGGCCTTGGGGTGTTGTTGTCGGTGATCGTGGTGATGGTGACCGGCGTGGTGGTGGCCAATCTGTTTGGCCGCAAGCTGGTCCGGGGCTGGGAGATGCTGCTCGCCCGCATCCCCCTGGTGCGCACCATCTACGCCAGCGTCAAACAGATCCTGGAGACGGTGTTTTCCTCAGGCCAGGCCTTCCGCAAGGTGCTGTTGATCGAATATCCCCGCAAGGGGCTGTGGACGCTGGGCTTTCAGTCCGGCAAGACGCGCGGTGAGGCGCAGGCCAAGACCGGGGTGGAGGTGCTGAATGTCTTCATTCCCACCACCCCCAACCCCACCTCCGGGTTTTTTATCATGGTGCCGCGCAGCGAGGTGATCGAACTGGACATGAGTGTGGATGATGGCCTGAAGATGATCATCTCGGCCGGGGTGGTGGTGCCGGAATGGAACCACGAATGGTCGCCGGAGCTGGATGAGCGGCAGGCCAAATCCCTCGGCAGGACGACTCCTGAGAGCCCCTGAGTAGGTTGGAGCGCCACGCTCCGCCACCCCTTCGGGTTGCAAGCCAGGGGCCCAATCCGTACCATTCCCGCCTTTCCCCATTTAGACGTATCTAGCTACTACCAACAGGACAGAATCACCATGCGCAGTCATTATTGCGGCCAGATCAACGAATCCCATACCGACGAAACGGTCACGCTGTGTGGCTGGGCGCACCGCCGCCGCGACCATGGCGGGGTGATCTTCATCGACCTGCGCGACCGGGAGGGCATCGCCCAGCTGGTGTTCGATCCGGACACCGTCGAGGCCTTTAGCCTGGCCGAGAGCGTGCGCAACGAGTTTGTGCTGAAGGTGGTCGGTCTGGTGCGCCGGCGTCCCGCGGGCACGGAAAACGCCGACATGCCCACGGGGATGGTCGAGGTGCTGGGCAGGCAGCTGGAGATACTCAACCGCGCCGATACCCCGCCGTTCATGCTGGATGTGGCGGACGACGAGGTGTCCGAAGAACACCGCCTGCGTTATCGCTATATCGACCTGCGCCGCCCGGCCATGTTCCAGCGCCTCAAGCTGCGTTCCGAGATCGCCCGTGCGCTGCGCAATTCGCTGGATGAGAAGGGCTTTCTTGACGTTGAAACCCCCATGCTCACCGCCGCCACCCCGGAGGGCGCACGCGATTATCTGGTGCCCAGCCGCACCCATCCCGGCCAGTTTTTTGCCCTGCCCCAGTCACCGCAGCTGTTCAAGCAACTGCTGATGATGTCCGGCATCGACCGCTACTACCAGATCGTGCGCTGTTTCCGCGACGAGGACCTGCGCGCCGACCGTCAGCCCGAGTTCACCCAGCTGGATATCGAGGCCTCGTTCATGGACGAGGAGGAGCTGATGTCGCTGATGGAAGAGATGATGCGCGACATCTTCGCCCACGTGCTGGAGGTGCCGCTGCCCAAGCCCTTCCCGCGCATGACCTATGCCGAGGCGATCCGGCGTTTTGGTTCCGACAAGCCCGATCTGCGCATCCCGCTGGAACTGGTGGATGTGGCGGACCTGATGCAGGCCGTGGAGTTCAAGGTCTTCTCCGGCCCGGCCAGTGATCCGCAGGGCCGGGTTACCGCGCTGCGCCTGCCCAGGGGCGGCGAGCTGACCCGCAAGGAGATCGACGATTACACCCAATACGTCGGCATCTACGGCGCCAAGGGGCTGGCCTATATCAAGGTCAACGAACGGGCCAAGGGCCGCGACGGCCTGCAATCACCGATCCTTAAATTCCTGCCCGACGCCACCATCGAGGGCATCATGAGTCGCACCGGTGCCGAAGACGGCGACCTGGTGTTCTTTGGTGCCGACAAGGCCAGTATCGTCACCGAGGCGCTGGGTGCGTTGCGCATCAAGCTCGGCCACGACCGCGGCATGGTGGAGAAGGGCTGGCGTCCGCTGTGGGTGGTGGACTTCCCCATGTTTGAGCACGACGGCACGCGCTGGACGGCCCTGCATCACCCCTTCACCGCGCCCAAGGAAGAGCACCTGGAGCTGCTCCATACCGATCCGGGCGCCTGCCTGTCCCGCGCCTACGACATGGTGCTCAACGGCACGGAAGTGGGTGGTGGCTCGCAACGCATCTACCGCAAAGAGGTCCAACAGGAAGTGTTTACCCACCTGGGTATCGACGACTACGAGGCACAGGAAAAGTTTGGCTTTCTGCTGGACGCGCTCAAGTACGGCTGCCCGCCCCACGGCGGTATCGCCTTCGGCCTCGACCGTCTGGTGATGCTGATGACCGGCGCGTCTTCCATTCGCGAGGTGATGGCCTTCCCCAAGACGCAGACGGCCGCCTGCCTGCTCACCCAGGCCCCCTCCACGGTGAGCGATACGCAGCTGCGCGAACTGGGCATCAAGCTGCGCAGCAAGCCCAAGGCCGATGCGGCCGCGCCAGTCGCGGAGTGAAATCGGCGATCAGGCGCGTTGCCACGGGCTGCGGCCCTGGCGGATGCCCGCACACCAGTGCGGGCGATCGTCGGGCGCGACAGTGCGGCTCGCCGGCTCCTGAGGCTGTCCCACTGCCGGGGCGCCTTTCCCTGTGGTAAGCCTTGTTACCAGGACATATTGCTGAGACATATGCAAAGGATCCCCTTTCCATGTTCCCTGTCGGGTACCCCTTAAGGCTAAGTTGTACTTGAAATTCAAAATGATACCATCATCTGTCGGTTATGGCTGAGAGAGAATTAGATGTCTGCAAATTCCCCGTTGTTACAAACAGAAATGCAAAACTTCACCGCCCTGGGTGAAGACGAAATTCAGCAGCGTATCGTCGCGGCCAAGGCCGCGCTGGGTGAGCGTTTGATCATCCTTGGTCACCACTATCAGCGCGAAGAGACCTTCTGCCATGCCGATGTCAGTGGCGACTCGCTGAAGCTGTCGCGCAGTGCGGCCAATTCCAAAGCGGAATTCATCGTGTTCTGCGGCGTGCATTTCATGGCCGAGGTGGCGGACATCGTCTCCCGCCCGGAGCAGATCGCCATCCTGCCCGACCTGGCCGCCGGCTGTTCCATGGCCGACATGGCCAACCTCGCCAAGGTGGAGCGCGCCTGGCGTGAGCTGTCCGAGGTTTTGGCGCCGGACGAACAGATCACCCCCATGACCTACATCAATTCCGCGGCGGACCTGAAGGCCTTTTGCGGCCGCCACGGCGGCATCGTCTGCACCTCCACCAATGCGCGGCACGTGCTGGAGTGGGCCTTCAGGCAGCGCGAAAAGGTGCTGTTTTTCCCGGACCAGCACCTGGGCCGCAACACCGGCTACAGCATGGGCATCCCGCTGGACGAGATGGTGGTGTGGGATTTTGATTTGCCGTTAGGCGGGCTGACGCCGGAGCAGATCAAAAACGCGAGGATGATTTTGTGGAAGGGTTTTTGTTCGGTGCATCAGCTGTTTACCCCCGAGTACATCGACGAGTTCAAAGAAAAATATCCCGAGACCCAGGTGATCGCGCATCCCGAGGCATGTTTCGAGGTCTGCCAGAAGTCTGATTACGTGGGTTCCACCGAATACATCATCAACACCATTCGTGATTCCTCGCCCGGCACGCGCTGGCTGGTGGGCACTGAACTGAACCTCGTCAACCGGCTGCACCAGCAGTTCAAACACGAAGGCAAAAATGTGCACTTCATGTCCGGTACCGTGTGCATGTGCTCGACCATGTTCCGCATCGGACCATCCAGCCTGTTGTGGGTGCTGGAAAACCTGCTGGAAGGCAAGGTGGTCAACCAGATCAAGGTGCCGGCCGCCGAAGCCGAGCAGGCCCTGCTGGCCCTGAACCGCATGCTGGAAGTCTCGCCGTAGCGGGCGCTGATCCGGCCTGAAGATTCATCCCGGTTTAAAATCCCGGCCGAAAAAAACCCGCCCCTGCTGCCAGAGGCGGGTTTTTTTGCGGCCAGGCGAAGCGTCCTAGTTGAAGGCCTGGCCCGGTCTCGCACCCAGTTTTTTCAGGATCAATGCCAGTGGGCAAAATC comes from the Gammaproteobacteria bacterium genome and includes:
- a CDS encoding MAPEG family protein, coding for MTMTTDLQMLLAASLLSLLQFVPYFLAYLKHWGISGIVGNRENMPALPAWANRARDAQSNLNENLIHFAAFVLIAHILGLSNEMSALGASIFFYSRLAYWVIYIAGITWLRTMAFLAGLVGEILVILQLF
- the yrfG gene encoding GMP/IMP nucleotidase, translated to MIQWDDIRTVLLDMDGTLLDLHFDNHFWLEHMPRRYAEEREVPLEEARAVLRKLYHAVEGTMDWYCLDYWSGKLNMDVAALKEEVDHLIAVHPNVVRFLDAVRASQRRAVLVTNAHMKSLTLKMDRTRLAGHLDAIICAHDLGVPKEDPGFWNRLHTVEPFEREKTLLVDDSLPVLRSAQEYGMGSLLCVHRPDSKAPDKDVGEFAAIRGFADIMPPLAAGRWVSG
- a CDS encoding DUF502 domain-containing protein, whose protein sequence is MKRYLIAGLLVWVPLGVTVMVINLLVGIMDKTLLWLPAAFRPDALLGFHLPGLGVLLSVIVVMVTGVVVANLFGRKLVRGWEMLLARIPLVRTIYASVKQILETVFSSGQAFRKVLLIEYPRKGLWTLGFQSGKTRGEAQAKTGVEVLNVFIPTTPNPTSGFFIMVPRSEVIELDMSVDDGLKMIISAGVVVPEWNHEWSPELDERQAKSLGRTTPESP
- the aspS gene encoding aspartate--tRNA ligase — encoded protein: MRSHYCGQINESHTDETVTLCGWAHRRRDHGGVIFIDLRDREGIAQLVFDPDTVEAFSLAESVRNEFVLKVVGLVRRRPAGTENADMPTGMVEVLGRQLEILNRADTPPFMLDVADDEVSEEHRLRYRYIDLRRPAMFQRLKLRSEIARALRNSLDEKGFLDVETPMLTAATPEGARDYLVPSRTHPGQFFALPQSPQLFKQLLMMSGIDRYYQIVRCFRDEDLRADRQPEFTQLDIEASFMDEEELMSLMEEMMRDIFAHVLEVPLPKPFPRMTYAEAIRRFGSDKPDLRIPLELVDVADLMQAVEFKVFSGPASDPQGRVTALRLPRGGELTRKEIDDYTQYVGIYGAKGLAYIKVNERAKGRDGLQSPILKFLPDATIEGIMSRTGAEDGDLVFFGADKASIVTEALGALRIKLGHDRGMVEKGWRPLWVVDFPMFEHDGTRWTALHHPFTAPKEEHLELLHTDPGACLSRAYDMVLNGTEVGGGSQRIYRKEVQQEVFTHLGIDDYEAQEKFGFLLDALKYGCPPHGGIAFGLDRLVMLMTGASSIREVMAFPKTQTAACLLTQAPSTVSDTQLRELGIKLRSKPKADAAAPVAE
- a CDS encoding cyclic nucleotide-binding domain-containing protein; translation: MPPDNYDISAILKKLPVFAGLSADEYAHIQKICQPARVADGETLFVEGDNSPCMYVLLSGDIQLRTHNQGPIHSLSPGELFGEIGLISQQKRTATAIARAPSVLLRIDGDVFQNLLAREPRISFHIMRNITLNLANHIARMNKGDMMDFIPTGNF
- a CDS encoding class I SAM-dependent methyltransferase; amino-acid sequence: MESLITHYSVRDIEARILDALRAAGLNPEQRLTPQELGALDHFHTGGFPASLRLLELSQIQAGERVLDIGAGLAGAARMLAASPGCNVDCIELSRDYCIGAELLNRLTGLDEQINIHEGSALALPFPDDSFDAAWMQNVGMNIADKRTLYAEVYRVLKPGGRFAFQEMAAGDAAVSYFPLPWATDPADNLLVSAEQMQSLLGEIGFITEFFEDASDSQLGGVAPVKNTPEVAPPAPLSLSAYVDNLGQKAENAQRSLREGQIRFVRGVFQAK
- a CDS encoding VWA-like domain-containing protein gives rise to the protein MLLDTKLSAARTRLILDKPFLGALVLRLPMQAGDPAWCPTTATDARSFYFNPDYIETLSSEQLQFVLAHEALHCALSHFARRGHRDKKRWDMACDLAVNELLVKDGLTPPPGALVDMGFEGLTAEEIYPSLLDEIEEPMDRHLYDEQDDADHDQHQVQGRQQEITPDQAPREGGTGGGERTEKGSVGGPPAPLTPDQRETLSTQWQQRLAGAAQIAMQAGKMGGAMARLIDHLLQPQLPWRNLLAHHVTNVARDDYSYARPSTRRGDPAVYPSLRSAQINVTVVLDTSGSMTDAELHEFVSEIDAIKAQMRARIVLHACDAQLAEDGPWLFEPWEELTLPREFTGAGGTRFTPVFDWLERQDQPPDLLIYFTDADGEFPEREPGFAVLWLVKGKQAVPWGRRIQLN
- a CDS encoding zinc ribbon domain-containing protein; the protein is MPIYEYECKSCGHRQEAIQKMSDAPLVDCPECGKPELKKLISAAGFRLKGGGWYETDFKGGSKKNVAKTDSDSKPSSSETKPKASAGGCGGGGCGCH
- the nadA gene encoding quinolinate synthase NadA, whose translation is MSANSPLLQTEMQNFTALGEDEIQQRIVAAKAALGERLIILGHHYQREETFCHADVSGDSLKLSRSAANSKAEFIVFCGVHFMAEVADIVSRPEQIAILPDLAAGCSMADMANLAKVERAWRELSEVLAPDEQITPMTYINSAADLKAFCGRHGGIVCTSTNARHVLEWAFRQREKVLFFPDQHLGRNTGYSMGIPLDEMVVWDFDLPLGGLTPEQIKNARMILWKGFCSVHQLFTPEYIDEFKEKYPETQVIAHPEACFEVCQKSDYVGSTEYIINTIRDSSPGTRWLVGTELNLVNRLHQQFKHEGKNVHFMSGTVCMCSTMFRIGPSSLLWVLENLLEGKVVNQIKVPAAEAEQALLALNRMLEVSP
- a CDS encoding YkgJ family cysteine cluster protein, with the protein product MTQRTTFNGITITTENKCGFCDGAKCCTYITQQLETPRSMHDFDHLLWQISHENIRIYKDEDGWYLLVENTCLHLQKDGRCGIYHDRPHVCREHSNDYCEFDAPAEDGFDLYFHDFEQLTKYCKKKFKGWNKRFKKFAKEYA